The Medicago truncatula cultivar Jemalong A17 chromosome 4, MtrunA17r5.0-ANR, whole genome shotgun sequence genome includes a region encoding these proteins:
- the LOC25492584 gene encoding copper transporter 6: MDEMSMAPKSSSSNNSTMMMSLKMQGMIHMTFFWGKDSLILFNNWPAGNTSKYVMALFMIFIASMLMELLSYTPFKPGSNRMVAGLVQTLLHVLRVGLAYLIMLALMSFNGGVFLVVVLGHALGFFVCSRAFKEPHHYVAL; the protein is encoded by the coding sequence ATGGATGAGATGTCAATGGCACCAAAATCATCATCCTCTAACAATAGTACCATGATGATGAGCCTTAAGATGCAGGGCATGATACACATGACATTCTTCTGGGGTAAGGATTCGTTGATTCTCTTTAACAATTGGCCTGCGGGTAATACCAGTAAGTATGTAATGGCATTGTTCATGATTTTCATCGCTTCCATGCTCATGGAGTTACTCTCCTACACACCGTTCAAACCTGGTTCGAACCGTATGGTGGCCGGACTAGTTCAGACGCTTTTGCATGTCCTTAGggttggattggcttatttgatcATGTTGGCACTCATGTCTTTCAATGGTGGAGTGTTCTTGGTTGTTGTACTTGGTCATGCTCTTGGATTCTTCGTATGTAGCCGTGCTTTTAAAGAACCACATCACTATGTGGCACTTTGA
- the LOC11427657 gene encoding copper transporter 6, whose translation MDHDMDHGMAMAPKSSSSTNDTMMMGQMHDMMHMTFFWGKDALILFDNWPAGNSGKYVLALILVFAMSILIEFLSSTRFIKPGSNPIVAGLVQTLLHVLRVGLAYLVMLALMSFNGGVFLVAVLGHAVGFFFRSRAFKKPHQDENFDLPPLSC comes from the coding sequence ATGGATCATGACATGGATCATGGAATGGCAATGGCACCAAAGTCATCATCATCTACCAATGACACTATGATGATGGGTCAGATGCATGACATGATGCACATGACATTTTTCTGGGGTAAAGATGCATTGATTCTCTTTGATAACTGGCCTGCTGGTAATTCTGGTAAGTATGTATTGGCCTTGATCCTTGTTTTCGCCATGTCCATACTCATCGAGTTTCTCTCAAGCACCCGGTTCATTAAACCCGGTTCAAACCCTATTGTGGCCGGTCTAGTTCAGACCCTTCTGCATGTCCTTAGGGTTGGCCTAGCTTATTTGGTTATGTTGGCTCTCATGTCTTTCAATGGTGGAGTGTTCTTGGTTGCTGTGCTTGGTCATGCTGTTGGGTTCTTCTTTCGTAGCCGTGCTTTCAAAAAACCACATCAAGATGAGAATTTCGATCTTCCTCCGTTAtcttgttaa
- the LOC11422037 gene encoding zinc transporter ZTP29 yields the protein MDSQFLLGIALSSIGGLSTSIGALFVIMSQAPSLKMLGLLQGFAAGLMLSISFFDLAHNAINTLGFLRGNLWFFSGVIFFAIVANFIPEPTAPPPDKKSKQVGREENKNTMKKRRRQVLFSGIITAIGISLHNFPEGMAVYLGSMKGLRVGLNLALAIALHNIPEGVAVALPVYFATESKWQAFKLASLSGLAEPLGVIIVACLFPTSLNPEILEGLLASVGGVMAFLTLHEMLPLAFEYAGEKKSVKAVFCGMAFMSASLYFLRLSLPEDTGL from the exons ATGGATTCTCAATTCTTGCTGGGTATCGCCCTTTCATCCATTGGTGGTTTAAGCACTTCAATTG GTGCACTTTTTGTAATTATGAGTCAAGCTCCAAGTTTGAAGATGCTTGGACTATTACAG GGTTTTGCTGCTGGTTTAATGCTGAGCATATCATTTTTTGATCTTGCTCATAATGCCATAAACACACTAGGCTTCCTCAGAGGCAACCTTTGG tTTTTTTCTGGTGTCATATTCTTTGCAATTGTTGCCAACTTTATACCAGAACCAACAGCACCTCCTCCTGATAAGAAGAGCAAACAG GTTGGTAGGGAAGAAAACAAGAACACGATGAAAAAACGTCGCCGTCAGGTTTTATTCAGTGGAATTATTACAGCCATAG GTATAAGTTTACATAATTTTCCAGAAGGAATGGCAGTGTATCTTGGATCCATGAAG ggtcTTCGTGTTGGTCTTAACCTTGCATTGGCAATTGCTCTGCACAATATCCCTGAG GGTGTTGCTGTAGCACTTCCTGTTTATTTTGCTACAGAGAG TAAATGGCAAGCATTCAAATTGGCATCTCTTTCTGGCTTGGCTGAGCCCCTAGGGGTTATTATTGTAG CCTGTCTATTCCCTACCAGTCTAAATCCTGAGATTCTTGAGGGTTTGTTGGCATCAG TTGGTGGTGTTATGGCTTTTTTGACCCTTCATGAAATGCTGCCATTGGCTTTTGAGTATGCTGGAGAGAAAAAATCTGTTAAGGCTGTCTTCTGTGGGATGGCTTTCATGTCTGCAAG CCTGTATTTTCTACGTCTAAGCTTGCCAGAGGACACTGGCTTATAG